The following proteins are encoded in a genomic region of Corylus avellana chromosome ca4, CavTom2PMs-1.0:
- the LOC132177526 gene encoding receptor protein kinase TMK1-like, with protein sequence MVGPRHFTLFLPLLLLCLPVHCDDAELMNLLKQKIKNSGSLPWSGTDPSEWKYITWDKSTKRVKKIQLKGLNLEGTLPAQLGNLSSLTDLEVQDNQFTGPFPSFAGHVTLQTIIAHNNNFTSFPTQFFTGMTSLQSISIDYNPFSAWTVPDSVVEATSLTGFSANDANLGGKVPDFLGTMVSLQDLHLAMNNLEGELPSSFAGSGIQSLWLNGQKGNNKLNGTIAVLANMTFLTEVWLHGNQFTGPIPDLSKAKSLQNVSLRDNQLTGIVPASLVNLPSLKSVTLSNNLLQGPEPKFGENVDLDMAGLNRFCTNEPGGACDKRVTALLSVSEEFGYPKTFADNWNGNDPCAGWKGIVCSANGDILVINFQKMGLSGTISPNFSLLKTIEKLILSYNNLTGTIPAELTELPNLNLLDVSNNGLSGHVPSFRNGVTVITNGNQDIGKEGSGPSPPGSASDTDGGGGDGSGNKKSKTGVIVGAVFGGVGGLLVLGAALFCLVRKKQKHSGKVQSPHTVVIHPRHSGDHDAVKVTVAGAGANGGSNEAFSPRTDGGHGDIHVVETGNMVISIQVLRNVTNNFSEENILGRGGFGTVYKGELHDGTKIAVKRMESGPVGEKGLTEFMSEIAVLTKVRHRHLVALLGYCLDGNERLLVYEYMPQGTLSRHLFNAREESLKPLEWMRRLSIALDVARGVEYLHSLAHQSFIHRDLKPSNILLGDDMRAKVSDFGLVRLAPEGKFSVETKLAGTFGYLAPEYAVTGRVTTKVDVYSFGVILMELITGRKALDDSQPEDSLHLVTWFRRMHVNNGTFQKVIDQMIDLDEETLASITTVAELAGHCTAREPYQRPDMGHAVNVLSSLVERWKPSEPDAEDMYGIDLDLPLPQALKKWQAFEGISNLDESSSSFLASADNTQTSIPTRPFGFAESFSSADGR encoded by the exons ATGGTGGGTCCTCGCCATTTTaccctctttcttcctcttctcctccTCTGCCTTCCCGTCCACTGCGACGACGCAGAATTGATGAACCTCCTGAAGCAGAAGATCAAGAACTCCGGCTCTCTCCCGTGGTCCGGGACCGACCCCAGTGAATGGAAGTACATTACGTGGGACAAATCGACAAAAAGGGTCAAGAAGATCCAACTAAAGGGTCTGAATCTCGAGGGAACACTCCCCGCGCAGCTAGGTAACCTTTCGTCCTTGACCGACCTGGAGGTCCAGGATAACCAGTTCACCGGCCCGTTCCCGAGCTTCGCAGGCCATGTCACGCTCCAGACGATCATAGCCCACAACAACAACTTCACGTCCTTCCCCACCCAATTCTTCACCGGCATGACGTCATTGCAGTCCATAAGCATCGACTACAACCCCTTCTCGGCGTGGACGGTCCCTGACAGCGTCGTAGAAGCAACGTCGCTCACGGGTTTCTCGGCCAACGACGCTAATCTCGGCGGTAAAGTCCCTGATTTTTTAGGCACTATGGTGAGTTTGCAAGATTTGCATTTGGCTATGAATAACCTCGAAGGCGAATTGCCGTCGAGCTTTGCGGGTTCGGGGATTCAGAGCCTCTGGTTAAATGGGCAAAAGGGTAATAATAAGCTTAATGGTACAATTGCTGTTTTGGCTAATATGACCTTCTTGACTGAAGTTTGGTTACACGGGAACCAGTTTACAGGTCCGATTCCGGACCTTTCGAAGGCAAAATCGTTGCAGAATGTTAGTCTTAGGGATAACCAACTAACGGGTATTGTTCCGGCGTCGTTGGTGAATCTTCCGAGCCTTAAAAGTGTGACATTGTCGAATAATTTGCTTCAAGGGCCTGAGCCCAAGTTTGGTGAGAACGTGGATTTAGATATGGCAGGGCTTAACAGGTTTTGCACTAATGAACCCGGCGGTGCTTGTGATAAGCGTGTTACTGCTTTGCTATCGGTTTCGGAAGAGTTCGGTTACCCAAAAACCTTTGCGGACAATTGGAATGGAAACGATCCTTGTGCTGGTTGGAAGGGGATTGTGTGTTCTGCCAATGGTGATATTCTGGTTATCAATTTCCAGAAGATGGGTCTGTCGGGTACGATTTCGCCCAACTTTTCTTTGCTTAAAACGATCgaaaaattgattttgtcttATAATAATCTGACGGGTACTATCCCCGCTGAGCTTACGGAATTGCCTAATCTTAACCTACTCGATGTTTCGAACAATGGATTGAGTGGTCATGTACCATCTTTTAGAAATGGTGTGACGGTGATTACGAATGGGAACCAAGATATCGGAAAGGAAGGTAGTGGCCCTTCGCCACCTGGCTCCGCTTCTGATACAGATGGTGGCGGTGGTGATGGGAGCGGCAATAAAAAATCGAAAACTGGAGTAATTGTGGGGGCTGTATTTGGCGGTGTTGGTGGATTGCTTGTACTTGGGGCTGCGCTTTTCTGTCTGgtaaggaaaaaacaaaagcattctgGAAAAGTGCAAAGTCCACATACCGTTGTAATACATCCTCGACATTCTGGGGATCATGATGCTGTGAAGGTCACAGTTGCTGGAGCTGGTGCTAATGGCGGATCAAATGAAGCTTTCAGTCCCAGAACTGATGGAGGACATGGTGACATTCACGTTGTGGAGACTGGGAACATGGTCATTTCCATTCAGGTTTTGAGGAACGTGACCAATAATTTCAGCGAGGAGAATATATTGGGAAGAGGGGGTTTTGGAACCGTTTACAAAGGGGAATTGCACGATGGGACGAAGATTGCAGTGAAGAGAATGGAATCGGGGCCGGTGGGTGAGAAGGGCCTTACAGAGTTCATGTCTGAGATTGCGGTTCTTACAAAGGTTCGACACCGGCATTTAGTTGCACTTCTTGGGTATTGCTTGGATGGAAATGAGAGGCTTCTTGTTTATGAATATATGCCCCAGGGGACTCTTAGTAGGCATCTATTTAACGCGAGGGAGGAAAGCTTGAAACCGCTTGAATGGATGAGAAGGCTGAGCATTGCCTTGGATGTTGCCAGGGGTGTTGAATACCTACATAGTTTAGCACATCAAAGCTTCATCCATAGGGATCTTAAACCGTCCAACATTCTTCTTGGAGATGATATGCGGGCTAAAGTGTCAGACTTTGGATTGGTTCGACTTGCTCCGGAAGGAAAATTCTCTGTTGAAACTAAACTAGCTGGAACTTTTGGGTATCTCGCACCAGAATATGCAG TGACTGGACGGGTGACTACCAAGGTTGATGTGTATAGCTTTGGAGTGATTTTAATGGAGCTGATCACAGGTAGAAAAGCACTTGATGATTCTCAGCCTGAAGACAGCTTGCACCTTGTCACATGGTTCCGCAGAATGCACGTTAACAATGGTACATTTCAGAAGGTCATCGACCAAATGATCGATCTTGACGAAGAAACCCTTGCCAGTATCACTACTGTCGCAGAGTTGGCCGGCCACTGCACTGCAAGGGAGCCCTACCAAAGGCCTGACATGGGTCATGCAGTGAATGTGCTTTCATCTCTTGTTGAGCGCTGGAAACCATCAGAACCAGATGCAGAAGACATGTATGGTATTGATCTTGATCTGCCCTTACCGCAAGCACTCAAGAAGTGGCAGGCGTTTGAGGGAATCAGCAATTTGGATGAATCTTCTTCCTCATTCCTTGCTAGTGCAGACAATACCCAAACCAGCATCCCAACTCGGCCATTTGGGTTTGCAGAATCATTTTCATCGGCAGATGGACGTTGA